AAGGCCAGAGGGAGAAGGAGCACAAGCAGGGCTACGCACAAGGCCACCAATATCTGCTTGCTGTTTTCAGCACAGGCCAGGCTGATAATAGAGATGTGGTCGCAGTAGCATTGAACAATCAGTTTAGGGCCACAGTAAGGAAGCTGTTGAGAGTGCAGGGTGGTTATTGTGGGAGCGATGAAGGCAGTCACCCACACTGTTGCATTTAGGATGTACGTGATGCGGTTAGTCATAACAGTCTGGTATCTCAGAGAATAACAAATAGCCACATAGCGATCAAGAGCCATGATCATCATTATCAGAGAGTTTAATGTCCCAAAATAGTGAATTAGCTCCATTTGGAAGAAGCAAGCATGGAAAGGGGTTGCTCCAGCATTAAACCAGTACCTGGCTATGATTTTAGGTAAGGCAACATTGGAAAAACACATGTCAGACATTGCCAGGTTTGCAAGGATGATGTACATAGGCTTACTGAGTCTTTCCGAAGTGATAAACAGGACCAGGAAAACAGTGTTACCGGCCACTGTGGTCATGTAGACGACAAAAAAAATGGCAGAGACCAGGCCGTAATAGTCTGGATGCAGTCCAGGGAATCCCACAATGATAAACTCAGTGATAGTTGTCCAGTTCTTCGGTAACATTTTGCCAGATCTGCAGAGAGGACACAAGTGATTGAAATGGTctaattttaaaatttatataatcTGAAAAGATGTTACAAATACATGAATATTACAACATCATAATATTAcacttaaaatgtcaaatttaatattaaatgatattttaaaattcattgtAAAAATGTGGTATTACAAAAAACAGATAACTCTGTATTTTCTAAAGACATGGAGAGCTTTAAAGACTCTTTCAAGAAAGTAAAACGCCATAAAATGAACTGTACAGTATGTcaataaattcattattattaaacagcAAGACATTCAACATTAAGACAGGGAATTTGCACCTGTTATGTTGACTGTGCTCTAAATTAAGAAATACATTATTACTTATCACTTATATAGCATTTGCTGTTATGTACAGTGTGGTtgggactttcttttttttttttttgagatgatGACAAGGTCAGGGCGGCTTTAGGGACTGGATGTCAATCATAGCTCATGAAGTCACCTTAATCATACAGGTGGAAAAAACAGGCCTCATATCAGGCCTCATCTGCTGCCATAAGCATAATAATGACATGCCTAATGgtaaaaatggcaagatattactattacagaaataaaaagagaagAATTTTCAGTTCTTGTCTCAGACATTAGGACTGTATATAGGCTGgccagaatttaatttaatttgtattttagattattttaatcaCCGTAGCTTTGCAGTGCAGTTAAACAGTGCTGAGAGTGCTGAATTATCAATAGACACCAAACCAACTAAAATGTCATTGCTTTATCACAAGTTTTATAAAGCTGCTTATGAAATAAGAACTATATggttaattattaaatgttagtAAATCTTTTCTCTTACAGTTGGTGTCATTGCAAGTTTTTTTCTGCCTGTCATCGGATCTCATGGGTTTTTGTTGTTTATAAGTGTCAGTATATACATTAATTGGACTCTTATCTACTGGATTCCTCAGTGTAAATAATCTCAGTTCTTTTTTTCCCATCAGTCCACAATCTTCAGGGTCTGTCTAGTGTCTCTTGAAAGCAAATTAAGGGCATGttgcaaatttaataaaaaacaaacgaacataattatttgtttttccataaaatttataataataataataataataataataaaaaaatattttatttgttaaaaaattatttatttatttatttatttttaaagtaatttcatCAGCATATGCAAAGGTCACCATCAGGGGGTGCAAAAAGCGAGGGAAAATcagattaattaaaatttttaatacaaatattaaaaaatattataatattataaatatatatatacatatatcccTCATGTCTTCCCTGTTAAAAAGTTACAGGGCAATCAAGAGAGTCATaggtttattaatttagtttaattgtcATTCATTTTAAGTCTCAGACAAGTATCCACAGACAGCAGCAGTTTTCATTGTAATGCAATATATTATGGCACTTCTGCACTCAAAAACATTTAGGCCtaaatttaattatgtatttgaaTGACATGTGAAATTTCTATCCATATGGATTACACAGTcttaatttaaactaaaaaaaattattaaaatgcatgtgACTTTATACACAGAAACCAGGTTTATACATTTATCATGAATAAATCCAGTTTGTTCCTGTCATTTAATCTATGTTTCACAGCTACAGTAgccatattttaaccatgttcaTACATTTTAATAGTATAAATTCAATTGTTTTCCCAATTAATGAATTTCTGATGATTTTAAAGGATTTgtgcaataaatgcattttgaaaatagttttctttaaataaaatagttcaaataattaataatacactatgccatgtgtttttttgttttgttttttttgtgaatctTACCTGATTCTCACCCgtttcatttatgtatgactgaAAAATATGCATCACGTCAAGTCTATTAGATTGTTAAAAACCTGTAATTCAAATGGGTGGACATATTTATAtgtactgatctgttttacaTGCTGTACTTACAAAAGGAGCTAATATTATGGATGCTGTTGTTCATAACAAAACAGATGTTTTGGTCATCTTTTCTTGGAAAAAAGACTGTAGAATAAAGGACTTTGATTGGAACCACCAGATTTCACTGGAATACTTCACaatacaacattaaaaaacaGTTACAAATCACAAGAATTTATTCAGTTGCTTCACGTACAGTAAATCATTGTAAGGTTGATCCTATTAAAACTCCACAGAAAAATTTTGTTTATAGAGTGATCACATTAATTCTGGACATCTCTCTAAAGGTCTTTTGCCTGCTCACCCACTGGCTCACAATTATCCTGATCTCCTGAGTACGTAAACAATAGATGAAGGGGTTTATCAGTGGTGGAATGAGGCTGTAAAGCAATATAAGAAGTATCCTGAAATCTCTGCTGATTTGGATTTGCAGGAAACTGGCTATATACACGGCGCAG
Above is a window of Carassius auratus strain Wakin chromosome 35, ASM336829v1, whole genome shotgun sequence DNA encoding:
- the LOC113054653 gene encoding olfactory receptor 1 translates to MLPKNWTTITEFIIVGFPGLHPDYYGLVSAIFFVVYMTTVAGNTVFLVLFITSERLSKPMYIILANLAMSDMCFSNVALPKIIARYWFNAGATPFHACFFQMELIHYFGTLNSLIMMIMALDRYVAICYSLRYQTVMTNRITYILNATVWVTAFIAPTITTLHSQQLPYCGPKLIVQCYCDHISIISLACAENSKQILVALCVALLVLLLPLAFIIYSYCHIIGSVMRLSSSQSRWKSFATCSTQLCIIALFYVPRCAVYIASFLQIQISRDFRILLILLYSLIPPLINPFIYCLRTQEIRIIVSQWVSRQKTFREMSRINVITL